Proteins encoded by one window of Lactobacillus sp. ESL0684:
- a CDS encoding SDR family oxidoreductase — MAIKDKVVVITGASSGIGAATARLLAQKGAKLVLGARRTDKLATLASEITDAGGQAIYQVTDVTNKEDNLNLVAAAKAAFGQVDVIFLNAGLMPNSPLSALKTTEWDRIIDVNLKGVLNGIAAVLPEFTKQKSGHIIATSSVAGLKAYTNGAVYGATKWGLKDLMEVLRMESAQEGTNIRTATIYPAAIKTELLEQITDEATARDMGQTYDQYQISPDRVANVVAFAIDQPADTNVSEFTIGPTKQPW; from the coding sequence ATGGCAATTAAAGATAAAGTAGTAGTTATTACAGGGGCTTCTTCAGGAATTGGCGCGGCAACAGCACGCTTATTAGCCCAAAAGGGTGCCAAATTAGTTTTAGGTGCTAGACGAACTGATAAATTAGCAACCTTAGCTAGCGAAATTACGGATGCGGGTGGCCAAGCGATTTATCAAGTAACAGATGTCACCAATAAGGAAGATAATCTTAACTTGGTTGCTGCAGCTAAAGCAGCTTTTGGTCAAGTTGATGTGATATTTCTAAATGCCGGTTTAATGCCAAATTCGCCGTTGTCTGCGCTAAAAACTACTGAATGGGATCGTATTATTGACGTCAATCTTAAAGGAGTGCTAAATGGAATCGCAGCAGTCTTACCAGAATTTACTAAGCAAAAATCTGGCCATATTATTGCGACTTCTTCAGTAGCTGGTCTAAAAGCCTACACCAATGGTGCGGTATATGGCGCAACTAAATGGGGGCTAAAAGATTTGATGGAAGTTTTGCGAATGGAATCAGCACAGGAAGGTACCAATATTCGAACGGCGACAATTTATCCAGCGGCAATTAAGACTGAATTACTGGAGCAGATTACAGATGAAGCAACGGCTCGTGATATGGGGCAGACATACGACCAATATCAAATTAGTCCTGATCGCGTAGCTAATGTGGTAGCTTTTGCCATTGATCAGCCTGCAGATACTAATGTCAGTGAATTTACTATTGGACCAACTAAGCAGCCTTGGTAA
- a CDS encoding aldo/keto reductase produces the protein MKRIKLNNGVSMPQLGFGTFQINDLIECEACVLSALKTGYRMIDTAANYGNESAVGKAIKRSSIPRNELFISSKVWLTKDGYQETLAAFEQTLKNLQTDYLDLYLIHMPYGDYQGSWRAMSELYQAGKIRAIGVCNFLPDRLVDLILTSGVIPAVNQIELHPFCQQQDLRQLMAKYQITPMAWAPFAEGQNHLFTNPILVKIGAKYGKSAAQVVLKWLEQSEISAIPKSVHLERMQENFALADFNLTEEDLAAITALDSKQPVILQVDSAKEAYRLHEL, from the coding sequence ATGAAGCGAATCAAATTAAACAATGGTGTCTCTATGCCGCAGTTAGGCTTTGGCACTTTTCAAATTAATGACTTAATAGAATGTGAGGCTTGTGTGCTATCCGCGTTAAAAACTGGTTACCGAATGATCGATACTGCTGCCAATTATGGGAATGAAAGTGCCGTTGGCAAGGCGATTAAGCGTAGTTCAATTCCGCGTAATGAGCTTTTTATTTCATCTAAGGTTTGGCTAACTAAAGATGGTTATCAAGAAACACTTGCAGCTTTTGAGCAAACATTAAAAAATCTGCAAACAGATTATTTGGATCTTTACTTAATTCATATGCCTTATGGTGATTATCAAGGCAGTTGGCGGGCAATGAGCGAATTGTACCAAGCTGGCAAAATTAGAGCGATTGGTGTATGTAACTTTTTGCCAGATCGACTGGTTGATTTGATTTTAACTAGTGGGGTTATTCCAGCAGTGAATCAGATTGAATTGCATCCGTTTTGTCAGCAGCAAGATTTACGACAATTAATGGCTAAGTATCAGATTACGCCTATGGCTTGGGCCCCATTTGCGGAAGGTCAGAATCATTTATTTACCAATCCGATTTTAGTTAAGATTGGTGCTAAATATGGTAAAAGCGCCGCTCAAGTAGTCTTGAAATGGCTTGAACAGAGTGAGATTTCAGCTATTCCTAAGTCGGTGCATTTAGAACGTATGCAAGAAAACTTTGCACTAGCAGACTTTAATCTGACTGAGGAAGATTTGGCGGCAATAACAGCGCTTGATAGTAAGCAGCCAGTAATTTTACAAGTTGATAGTGCCAAAGAAGCCTACCGCTTGCATGAACTTTAG
- a CDS encoding LysR family transcriptional regulator: MELRVLRYFLTIVNEQSISHAANKLHISQPTISRQIHELESELGVSLFERNHRGIKLTSAGEYLANQARQLIALADKTSANINKEHEISGSVFLGCAEIPMMSTIAQTIANLTHSAPKITVNLHSCDAREVHEKMQNGIFDFGVTVEPINKTDYNFLVLPGSTAWGVLTRKDNPLANQTGINVDDLHNQRMIVPQQQSSLEVINQWLGSSFKKLNVVATYNLLYNASLLAQARVGSAICLDGIINTVDTDLVFIPLVPRQTAQVCLIWSKALTLSPAVQKFLTELKLLLPVS; the protein is encoded by the coding sequence ATGGAATTAAGAGTTTTACGGTATTTTTTAACCATTGTGAACGAACAAAGCATTTCCCATGCAGCCAATAAATTACATATTTCTCAGCCGACAATTTCACGGCAAATTCATGAACTAGAAAGCGAATTAGGCGTTAGCTTATTCGAGCGCAATCATCGCGGCATTAAGTTAACTAGCGCCGGCGAATACCTAGCCAATCAAGCCAGACAATTAATTGCCTTAGCCGACAAGACCAGCGCCAACATCAATAAAGAACACGAAATTAGTGGTAGCGTCTTTCTTGGTTGTGCCGAGATTCCCATGATGAGTACAATTGCTCAAACAATCGCTAATTTAACGCATTCTGCTCCCAAAATTACGGTTAATCTGCACAGTTGTGATGCCCGAGAAGTCCACGAAAAAATGCAAAATGGTATTTTCGACTTTGGAGTTACCGTAGAACCCATAAATAAAACTGATTATAATTTTTTAGTATTACCAGGAAGTACCGCTTGGGGAGTTTTAACTCGTAAAGATAATCCGTTAGCCAACCAAACTGGAATTAACGTTGATGACCTACATAATCAGCGAATGATTGTTCCGCAACAACAAAGCAGTTTAGAGGTCATCAATCAATGGCTTGGTAGTAGCTTCAAAAAACTTAATGTGGTTGCCACCTATAACCTACTATATAATGCTTCACTACTTGCCCAAGCTAGAGTCGGCTCAGCAATCTGTTTAGATGGCATTATTAATACAGTTGATACCGATCTAGTCTTCATTCCCTTAGTTCCTCGCCAAACCGCTCAAGTTTGTCTAATCTGGTCTAAAGCACTGACTCTTTCTCCAGCCGTGCAAAAGTTCTTAACTGAACTCAAACTGCTCTTACCAGTCAGCTAG
- the pepF gene encoding oligoendopeptidase F has product MTIPTRDQVEDNLKWDLTRVFKSDQDWEDEYTIVKQEIQTLTSLQAEFTKTATNLFTSLSKILTVERRLEKLYVYASMSSDIDTSNAHYLGYVAQSQTLISQFEAATAFIKPAILALPADTLTNFKTSEPKLKQLDHWLEQITRLRPHTLSANEEKLIADTGDAMGVSENTFNVLTNSDLEYGYVQNENGEMVQLSDGLYDTLIQSQDRQVRRGAFETMYATYGQFENSLASTLSGVVKAHNFTAQVHHYDSARDAALDENGVPTIVYDTLIQEVNNHLDLLHSYVALRKQILGLKDLQMWDMYVPLTGKPALSYTFTQAKTAAKKALAPLGQDYLKQVDYIFDNRVIDVVESQNKVTGAYSGGSYDTDAYELLNWTDNIDSLYTLVHETGHSVHSMYTRKNQPYVYGDYPIFVAEIASTTNENILTEYLLDHVTDPKTRAFVLNYYLDSFKGTLFRQTEFAEFEQYIHEQDANGNPLTADKLDKFYGQLNQHYYGDSVAPGGEIAKEWSRIPHFYYDFYVYQYATGFAAATALANKVVHGTDQDRAAYLDFLKAGSSAAPTDIMQHAGVDMTKPDYLEDAFTTFAKRLDEFTEIVQHDFK; this is encoded by the coding sequence ATGACCATTCCAACAAGAGATCAAGTTGAAGATAACTTAAAGTGGGATTTAACCCGCGTCTTCAAGTCCGACCAAGACTGGGAAGATGAATATACAATAGTTAAACAGGAAATACAAACTTTAACTAGTTTACAGGCAGAATTTACCAAAACTGCTACCAATTTATTTACCAGCTTAAGTAAAATTTTAACTGTTGAACGTAGATTAGAAAAGCTCTATGTCTATGCTTCAATGTCCAGCGATATTGATACGAGTAATGCTCATTATTTAGGTTATGTCGCCCAAAGCCAAACTCTAATTAGCCAATTTGAAGCCGCTACTGCCTTCATTAAACCTGCTATCTTAGCGCTGCCGGCAGATACACTCACTAATTTTAAAACTAGTGAACCTAAATTAAAACAGCTTGACCATTGGCTAGAGCAAATTACCCGTCTGCGGCCGCACACCTTGTCTGCAAACGAGGAAAAGTTAATCGCAGATACCGGTGATGCGATGGGTGTCTCTGAAAATACTTTTAACGTCTTGACTAATTCAGATTTAGAATATGGCTACGTTCAAAATGAGAACGGCGAAATGGTGCAATTATCTGATGGCCTTTATGATACTTTAATTCAGTCTCAAGATCGGCAAGTTAGACGCGGCGCTTTTGAAACAATGTATGCCACTTATGGTCAGTTTGAAAATTCACTCGCCTCAACGCTAAGCGGTGTAGTTAAAGCACACAATTTTACTGCTCAAGTTCACCATTACGACAGTGCTCGTGACGCAGCTCTAGATGAAAATGGCGTGCCGACTATCGTATACGACACCCTAATTCAAGAGGTTAATAACCACTTGGACTTACTGCACAGTTACGTTGCCTTACGCAAACAAATCTTAGGGCTTAAAGATTTACAAATGTGGGACATGTATGTACCTTTGACTGGTAAACCTGCGCTGTCTTATACTTTTACTCAAGCAAAAACAGCAGCCAAAAAAGCCCTGGCTCCACTTGGACAGGACTATCTTAAACAAGTTGATTATATTTTTGATAATCGCGTAATTGATGTAGTTGAGTCGCAAAATAAAGTTACAGGTGCATACTCGGGTGGTTCGTATGACACTGATGCCTACGAATTGCTTAACTGGACTGACAATATCGATTCTCTCTACACTCTTGTCCACGAAACCGGCCATTCTGTCCACAGCATGTATACCCGCAAAAACCAGCCTTATGTCTACGGTGACTATCCTATCTTTGTTGCTGAGATTGCCTCAACCACTAATGAAAATATCCTAACCGAATATTTGCTCGATCACGTCACAGATCCCAAAACCCGTGCCTTTGTCTTAAATTATTATCTCGATTCATTCAAAGGAACGCTATTTAGACAAACTGAGTTTGCTGAATTTGAACAATATATTCATGAACAAGATGCCAATGGCAACCCATTAACTGCAGATAAATTAGACAAGTTTTATGGACAATTGAATCAACATTATTATGGCGATAGCGTCGCACCGGGTGGTGAAATCGCCAAAGAATGGAGCCGCATACCGCACTTTTATTATGACTTTTACGTTTATCAGTACGCTACTGGCTTTGCAGCAGCTACCGCATTAGCCAACAAGGTGGTCCATGGAACTGATCAAGATCGCGCTGCCTACCTAGATTTTCTTAAAGCCGGTTCTAGTGCTGCTCCAACTGATATTATGCAGCATGCAGGAGTTGATATGACTAAGCCAGATTATCTTGAAGATGCCTTTACAACTTTTGCTAAACGTTTAGATGAATTTACAGAGATTGTTCAGCACGATTTTAAATAA
- a CDS encoding ArgE/DapE family deacylase, with protein MENKQAIKILTDIIALDTTNDHESQIADYLTDLFKDYPVKIDRVTYTPGRDNLVITLGESGPMLGFSGHEDVVDAGDLANWQTPPFTPTIKAGKLYGRGASDMKSGLAAMVVSMLDLLNSGKKLPGRLRLLASVGEEIGEFGAAQLVKAGYADELAGLVIGEPSNFNIRVTHKGIIDYYVTSKGIGVHASTPELGRNAIMPLVKFAQEAQTLMASHTEKDPVLGGLTHVISQIQGGNQINSVPDQAWLSGNIRTTPLYPNQQIMTELEQIISELNAQGAQLAIRYSYPEVPLPSQADTKLAKLAQRVVRKSLGRGGELVAGTGATDASEYIQASNNFPIIILGPAAGVSDHQPNEFIAIDDYLAGCKLYQDLAWQFWQENLKV; from the coding sequence ATGGAAAATAAACAAGCTATTAAAATATTGACTGATATAATTGCACTTGATACAACTAATGATCATGAAAGTCAGATTGCCGATTATTTGACTGATCTATTTAAAGATTATCCTGTTAAAATTGATCGGGTTACTTATACGCCAGGACGCGATAACTTAGTAATTACGCTTGGTGAAAGTGGACCAATGTTAGGCTTTTCAGGGCATGAAGATGTGGTTGATGCTGGCGACTTAGCTAATTGGCAAACGCCACCGTTTACACCCACTATTAAAGCTGGAAAATTATATGGCCGTGGTGCCAGTGACATGAAGTCCGGATTAGCCGCAATGGTTGTTAGTATGCTGGATTTATTAAATAGTGGTAAAAAATTACCTGGTCGGCTGCGTTTGCTAGCTTCAGTTGGTGAAGAAATTGGCGAATTTGGAGCTGCCCAACTGGTTAAAGCTGGGTATGCGGATGAGCTGGCTGGCTTAGTCATTGGCGAACCATCTAATTTTAATATTCGAGTAACTCATAAAGGAATTATTGATTATTATGTTACGTCGAAAGGGATTGGTGTGCACGCTTCGACACCAGAGTTAGGGCGCAATGCAATTATGCCGTTAGTAAAATTTGCTCAAGAAGCACAAACTTTAATGGCAAGTCATACTGAAAAAGATCCCGTTTTAGGAGGGTTAACTCATGTAATTAGTCAAATCCAGGGCGGTAATCAAATTAATTCGGTTCCAGATCAGGCCTGGCTTAGTGGTAATATTCGAACCACTCCACTTTATCCGAATCAGCAAATTATGACTGAGCTAGAACAGATTATTAGCGAATTGAATGCTCAAGGTGCGCAGTTAGCTATTCGGTACAGTTATCCGGAAGTGCCGCTGCCTAGTCAAGCAGATACTAAACTAGCTAAATTGGCACAGCGAGTAGTACGCAAAAGTCTTGGTCGCGGAGGTGAGCTAGTTGCTGGGACTGGCGCAACAGATGCTTCAGAATATATTCAGGCTTCGAATAACTTTCCGATTATTATCTTGGGACCAGCTGCTGGCGTGAGCGATCATCAGCCTAACGAATTCATTGCAATTGATGACTATTTGGCAGGATGCAAGTTATACCAAGATTTAGCATGGCAATTTTGGCAGGAAAATTTGAAAGTATAA
- a CDS encoding NAD(P)H-dependent oxidoreductase, which translates to MNVLVLTFHPNLALSKVNRHLFDQVKQSKLPNLRIYDEYRLYPDEKIVVQQEQVALAWADRIVLQFPFYWYSCPPLLKKWEDQVLEHGWAYGSGGNKLHGKELLLAISAGAPKSKYQHDGEFGVTLPELLLPFRSTSNLIGTKFLSPFIVYNAMAISDTDLQAAGKAYCQYLSALGLDK; encoded by the coding sequence ATGAATGTTTTAGTATTAACTTTTCACCCAAATTTAGCTCTTTCAAAAGTAAACCGACATTTATTTGATCAGGTCAAGCAAAGCAAGCTCCCTAATTTGCGGATTTATGATGAGTATCGTCTTTATCCAGATGAAAAGATTGTTGTTCAGCAAGAACAAGTAGCATTAGCTTGGGCTGATCGGATTGTTTTACAATTTCCATTTTATTGGTATAGTTGTCCACCGTTACTGAAAAAGTGGGAGGATCAAGTTTTAGAACATGGTTGGGCTTACGGTAGCGGTGGTAACAAGTTGCACGGTAAAGAATTATTACTGGCAATTTCTGCGGGAGCACCCAAAAGCAAGTATCAACATGATGGAGAGTTCGGAGTAACACTGCCGGAACTATTATTGCCATTTCGTAGTACTAGCAACTTAATTGGTACTAAATTTTTGTCTCCATTTATTGTTTATAATGCGATGGCAATCAGTGATACTGATTTGCAAGCAGCTGGAAAGGCTTATTGTCAATATTTGTCTGCACTTGGATTAGATAAATGA
- a CDS encoding DUF3737 family protein gives MKNYQDEYYEGERPLFGLTDAQISNTTFGPGESPLKEGRNLQLTGDIFKWKYPLWYCDQVEVKNTLWETMARSGVWYTNHLKVTDSVLQAPKNFRRCQDLKLTNVTLADAEETCWDCQRVTLENVQATGDYFGMNSKQIKANNLRVVGNYAFDGASDVEIHDSVLITKDAFWNCQNVTISDSVINGEYLGWNTKNLTLINCTIESDQGLCYVEKLTMRNCRLLQTTLSFEYSTEIDAEIASEITSVKNPISGVIKAEKIGTLIMDDTKIDPSKTKIITQKD, from the coding sequence ATGAAAAACTATCAGGATGAATATTATGAAGGTGAACGACCACTCTTTGGACTAACAGATGCCCAAATTAGCAATACTACTTTTGGACCCGGAGAATCTCCCTTAAAGGAAGGCAGAAATTTGCAACTGACCGGAGATATTTTTAAGTGGAAATATCCGTTATGGTATTGCGATCAGGTTGAAGTTAAAAATACGCTTTGGGAAACGATGGCTCGCTCAGGTGTTTGGTACACTAATCATCTTAAAGTAACAGATTCTGTCTTGCAAGCTCCGAAAAATTTTCGGCGTTGCCAAGACCTTAAGTTAACCAACGTAACTTTAGCAGATGCAGAAGAAACCTGTTGGGATTGTCAGAGAGTGACTTTAGAAAATGTGCAAGCTACTGGCGATTATTTTGGGATGAACAGTAAACAAATTAAGGCCAATAATTTAAGAGTAGTTGGTAATTATGCTTTTGATGGAGCAAGTGACGTAGAGATTCACGATTCAGTTTTGATAACTAAAGATGCATTTTGGAATTGTCAAAACGTCACGATATCAGATTCAGTGATTAATGGCGAATATTTGGGGTGGAATACTAAAAATCTCACGCTGATTAACTGTACTATCGAAAGTGATCAGGGTCTGTGCTATGTTGAAAAGTTAACTATGAGAAATTGTCGTTTATTGCAAACAACTTTGTCATTTGAATATTCAACTGAGATCGATGCAGAGATAGCTTCGGAAATTACTAGTGTCAAAAATCCCATTAGTGGCGTAATTAAAGCAGAAAAAATTGGTACGCTCATTATGGATGATACCAAAATTGATCCTAGCAAGACTAAGATTATTACCCAGAAAGATTGA
- a CDS encoding amino acid ABC transporter ATP-binding protein: MISTKPILAVEHLQKTFGKNEVLKDINAEVNDGQVICLVGPSGAGKSTFLRCLNLLDEPTSGKVLFEGKELTALSETELNTLREEMGMVFQQFNLFPHMSVLENIKLAPTKIKKTPDETITAKAIELLEQVGLADKADAFPASLSGGQQQRVAIARALAMNPKVMLFDEPTSALDPEMVGEVLKVMQDLAQKGMTMVVVTHEMGFAKKVADEVWFMADGYLQEKATPQEFFAHPKTSRAQDFLAKILEA, encoded by the coding sequence ATGATTAGTACTAAACCAATTTTGGCAGTCGAACATTTACAAAAAACTTTTGGTAAGAATGAAGTTTTAAAAGATATTAATGCTGAGGTTAATGATGGGCAGGTTATCTGTTTGGTCGGACCGTCAGGTGCAGGTAAAAGTACCTTCTTGCGTTGTCTAAATCTACTTGATGAACCGACTTCAGGGAAAGTTTTGTTTGAGGGCAAGGAATTGACTGCTTTAAGTGAAACAGAGCTTAATACTTTACGTGAAGAAATGGGAATGGTGTTTCAACAATTTAATTTGTTCCCACATATGAGCGTTCTTGAAAATATTAAATTGGCTCCGACTAAAATTAAAAAGACGCCAGATGAAACAATTACGGCTAAGGCAATTGAACTGCTAGAACAAGTTGGTTTGGCTGATAAGGCTGATGCTTTTCCTGCTAGTTTATCAGGAGGTCAGCAACAGCGGGTGGCAATTGCCAGGGCTCTAGCAATGAATCCTAAAGTTATGCTCTTTGATGAACCAACCTCGGCGCTTGATCCCGAAATGGTTGGCGAAGTGCTAAAAGTTATGCAAGATTTAGCTCAAAAGGGAATGACTATGGTAGTTGTAACTCATGAAATGGGCTTTGCCAAAAAAGTAGCTGATGAAGTTTGGTTTATGGCTGATGGTTATCTTCAGGAAAAGGCTACACCGCAGGAATTCTTTGCTCATCCTAAGACAAGCCGGGCACAGGACTTTTTAGCTAAGATATTAGAAGCATAA
- a CDS encoding MalY/PatB family protein, with protein sequence MEYDFTTIIPRRQTNSVKWNVDENELPMSLADMDFAVAPEIVTAMKEKLDLGVFGYETVPDTYYEALINWFQGQHHTKLEKYWLMFVNGVIPALSSIVRSVTNVGDNILVQAPVYDIFYHSIENNGRHTLTSDLVYQNYHYEIDWTDLAAKLSQPLTTMMILCNPHNPVGKTWTKAELERLVKLCTKYHVKLVSDEIHGDLVWGQEEYIPLAALANLADKEVVSLTSPSKAFNVAALHAATVIIPNENLRNQISRGLNNDELTEPNLLAIPGSIAAYTKADEWLNGLKKQLTANYYLAEKFIMANIPEVKITSGQATYLMWLDVSAYTNDSQVLADFIRRKTGLVLAAGAVYRGNGSNFLRLNFACPSQMLLDSLQRLQVSLTEFKKEKNYGN encoded by the coding sequence ATGGAATATGATTTTACTACCATTATTCCGCGTAGACAGACTAACTCTGTTAAGTGGAATGTTGATGAAAATGAATTACCGATGTCTTTAGCAGACATGGACTTTGCTGTAGCTCCAGAAATAGTTACGGCGATGAAAGAAAAACTAGACTTGGGTGTTTTTGGATATGAAACTGTCCCTGATACATATTATGAGGCACTCATTAATTGGTTCCAAGGGCAGCATCATACTAAGTTAGAGAAATACTGGTTAATGTTTGTCAATGGTGTTATTCCGGCTTTATCATCAATTGTTCGCAGTGTCACTAATGTTGGCGACAATATTTTGGTGCAAGCGCCGGTTTATGATATTTTTTATCATTCAATTGAAAATAATGGTCGTCATACTTTAACTAGCGATTTAGTTTATCAAAATTATCATTATGAAATTGATTGGACGGATTTAGCGGCTAAATTGTCGCAGCCACTAACAACCATGATGATTTTGTGTAATCCACATAATCCAGTGGGCAAAACTTGGACTAAGGCTGAGCTTGAGCGACTGGTTAAGTTATGCACGAAATATCATGTAAAGTTAGTTAGTGATGAAATTCATGGCGATTTAGTCTGGGGGCAAGAGGAATATATACCGCTAGCTGCATTGGCAAATTTGGCAGATAAAGAAGTTGTTAGCTTAACTTCGCCAAGTAAGGCTTTTAACGTGGCAGCACTACACGCGGCAACAGTGATTATTCCTAATGAAAATTTGCGTAATCAGATTAGTCGCGGGTTGAATAATGACGAACTAACTGAACCTAACCTGCTGGCGATTCCTGGTAGTATTGCGGCTTATACTAAGGCTGACGAATGGCTCAATGGCTTGAAAAAGCAGCTGACGGCTAATTATTATTTAGCAGAGAAGTTTATCATGGCAAATATCCCAGAGGTCAAAATAACATCTGGGCAAGCTACCTACTTAATGTGGCTCGATGTGTCGGCTTATACCAATGATTCACAAGTTTTAGCAGACTTTATTCGTAGGAAAACCGGTCTGGTTTTAGCAGCTGGTGCTGTTTATCGAGGTAATGGTTCAAACTTTTTGCGGCTGAATTTTGCTTGTCCAAGTCAAATGTTGCTGGATAGTTTACAGCGCTTGCAAGTAAGTTTAACAGAGTTTAAGAAAGAGAAAAATTATGGCAATTAA
- a CDS encoding alpha/beta hydrolase codes for MTRRRKILISSGLLILLLVFGGLCWYKAKLPVENQTYVLQGDRFTSVGKIANRAKSTPTIYLHGWGASGRSTAGMIAYAVKHDHARKVLTVTVQKNGKIHLQGNWPKTVKRPIIQVVMQDNKNSDYFTTSNWIYHLMLLLKQKYHIKQYNTVAHSMGNLTLAYYQERYGAKQSLPKLVKQVNLGGHFAGIIGIDDQVNHNYLQKNGCPRYLNDTYRYLLRHRENFPTDVQVLNIYGNKQDGTNSDGSVSVVSARSLRYLLHGKTRKYEEVEIKGADGQHSKLHENPHVNRRIGWFLWPK; via the coding sequence ATGACTCGTCGGCGAAAAATATTAATTAGCAGCGGATTGCTAATTTTATTGCTGGTTTTTGGTGGACTTTGTTGGTATAAAGCGAAGCTACCTGTTGAGAACCAGACTTATGTGTTGCAAGGCGATCGATTCACTAGTGTAGGTAAAATTGCTAATCGTGCTAAGTCAACACCAACAATTTATCTGCATGGTTGGGGTGCTAGTGGACGCTCAACTGCTGGGATGATTGCCTATGCCGTAAAACATGACCATGCACGTAAGGTTTTGACTGTTACCGTGCAAAAAAATGGCAAGATTCATTTACAAGGAAACTGGCCTAAGACGGTTAAGCGACCAATAATTCAGGTAGTCATGCAGGACAATAAAAATAGTGATTATTTTACTACTAGTAATTGGATTTATCATTTAATGTTGCTACTAAAGCAGAAGTATCACATTAAGCAATATAATACTGTCGCGCATTCGATGGGAAATCTAACGCTAGCGTATTATCAGGAACGATATGGTGCTAAGCAAAGTCTGCCTAAGCTAGTAAAACAAGTAAATCTTGGTGGACACTTTGCTGGGATTATTGGGATAGATGATCAAGTCAATCATAATTACTTGCAAAAAAACGGGTGTCCCAGATATCTTAACGATACCTATCGCTATTTATTACGCCATCGTGAAAATTTCCCTACTGATGTGCAAGTGTTAAATATTTATGGTAACAAGCAAGATGGCACTAATTCTGATGGTTCAGTCAGTGTCGTGTCGGCGCGTTCGCTGCGATATCTCTTGCATGGAAAAACTCGCAAGTATGAGGAAGTAGAGATTAAGGGCGCAGACGGTCAGCATAGTAAGTTGCATGAAAATCCACATGTCAATCGGCGAATTGGTTGGTTTTTATGGCCAAAATGA